One window of Camelina sativa cultivar DH55 chromosome 4, Cs, whole genome shotgun sequence genomic DNA carries:
- the LOC109132412 gene encoding uncharacterized protein LOC109132412 — protein MGAKPVSTPLEEGYQVKRKGEKPTPGAPVNKSHEPYEDVGRYRRLVGKLIYLTITRPDIRYAVNQVIQHMKAPTNFDWQTLERILCYLKGSPGRGIWMGNNNNMELVGYCDADYAGDTIDRRSTKGYCTFVGGNIVTWKSKKQKVILQSSAESEYRAMKKLTNELTWLKGLLKDLGVESDQPITMHCDNKAGIHIATNSVFHERTKHIEVDCHKVREKIEEGVVLPCYTPSKYQLADIFTKATSPQICEYISSKLGLVDPTHP, from the coding sequence ATGGGAGCCAAACCGGTGTCGACGCCACTTGAGGAAGGTTACcaggtcaagcgaaagggggagaagcCAACACCCGGTGCTCCAGTTAACAAGTCGCACGAACCATATGAAGATGTGGGACGCTATCGGAGGCTGGTGGGCAAGCTTATCTATCTCACGATCACGAGGCCGGACATAAGATATGCGGTGAACCAAGTTATTCAACACATGAAGGCTCCAACGAACTTTGACTGGCAAACACTCGAGCGTATCCTATGTTATCTCAAGGGTAGTCCAGGGcgaggcatttggatgggaaacaacaacaacatggaaCTTGTCGGCTACTGTGACGCGGACTATGCTGGTGATACAATCGATAGGAGGTCCACAAAAGGATATTGTACGTTCGTTGGAGGGAACATAGTAACctggaagtcgaagaaacagAAAGTTATATTGCAATCAAGTGCCGAGTCGGAATATAGGGCTATGAAGAAGCTAACCAACGAGCTCACATGGCTCAAAGGCCTCCTCAAGGATCTTGGAGTGGAGTCGGATCAACCAATCactatgcattgtgacaataaGGCGGGGATACACATAGCAACCAACTCGGTCTTCCATGAAAGAACTAAACATATCGAGGTAGATTGTCATAAGGTGCGAGAAAAGATCGAGGAAGGTGTAGTCTTACCTTGTTACACGCCCAGCAAATACCAATTGGCGGACATCTTCACAAAGGCCACTAGTCCTCAAATTTGTGAATACATCTCCAGCAAGCTTGGACTAGTAGATCCTACACACCCATGA